From a single Collibacillus ludicampi genomic region:
- a CDS encoding HD-GYP domain-containing protein → MRLAALSTLEPGTVLARPVLDEKGKILLGRGVTLTESFIKRLYCLGITAVYIEDPMTDDILVEDLISEQTRREAIELVHSILSQMTASEQFPRRFQARNMGVRMQTLFKDILKEMRSHKNLTVNLANIYAADAHLYHHSVNVSLIALAIALKMGFEDGQLIHLGIGTLLHDIGKLKIPEAIVNKPGKLTPEEFEIMKSHTIYGYEILRQQEDISFLSAHVALQHHERVDGSGYPRGLTGKEMHLFGKISAVADVYEALTANRIYRKGHLPHEGYEFVLGGVGTYFDTEVVRSFVSAVAIYPLGMTLKLSTGEEAVVCEIPPLHPQRPTVRVIRDSKGRRIDQPYEISLMDQLTISIVGCKM, encoded by the coding sequence ATGCGTCTTGCCGCATTGTCAACCCTTGAACCTGGTACAGTGTTGGCTCGTCCTGTCCTCGATGAAAAGGGCAAGATTTTACTCGGGCGGGGCGTAACATTGACAGAGAGTTTCATCAAACGGCTATACTGCTTGGGTATTACCGCTGTCTACATTGAAGACCCAATGACCGATGATATATTGGTGGAAGATCTGATCAGTGAACAAACGCGCCGGGAGGCGATCGAACTCGTTCATTCAATTCTCTCGCAAATGACTGCATCCGAACAGTTTCCGCGTCGTTTTCAGGCTCGGAATATGGGGGTAAGGATGCAAACGCTGTTTAAAGATATTTTAAAAGAAATGCGTTCGCACAAAAATCTTACCGTGAATCTGGCCAATATCTATGCGGCTGATGCGCATCTGTACCATCACTCTGTAAACGTTTCACTCATCGCATTAGCCATCGCATTGAAGATGGGGTTTGAAGACGGTCAATTGATCCATCTGGGAATTGGTACGTTGTTGCACGACATCGGTAAGCTGAAGATTCCGGAAGCGATCGTTAATAAGCCGGGGAAATTGACCCCTGAAGAATTTGAAATCATGAAATCCCATACGATCTACGGATACGAGATTTTGAGACAGCAAGAAGACATTTCTTTTTTATCCGCACATGTGGCATTACAACATCACGAGCGGGTGGATGGTTCAGGATATCCACGGGGCTTGACGGGGAAAGAGATGCATCTGTTCGGGAAAATATCGGCTGTTGCCGACGTGTATGAAGCATTGACAGCGAACCGTATCTATCGCAAAGGTCATCTTCCACACGAAGGCTACGAATTTGTGCTAGGAGGAGTAGGTACATATTTTGACACTGAGGTGGTTCGTTCGTTCGTCTCTGCAGTGGCCATCTATCCACTTGGCATGACTCTGAAATTATCGACGGGTGAAGAAGCTGTCGTTTGTGAGATCCCTCCTTTACATCCTCAACGTCCGACAGTACGCGTGATTCGTGACAGCAAGGGTCGCCGGATCGATCAGCCTTATGAAATCAGTTTAATGGATCAACTGACAATCTCAATCGTCGGTTGCAAGATGTAA
- the nadC gene encoding carboxylating nicotinate-nucleotide diphosphorylase, with product MKLDLKIVEPIVRSALAEDIGFGDITTESVVEENQIGKASLVVKEPGVIAGLDVAACAFHLVDPKLTITYLAKDGETIAKGQAVMEVEGSARSILTAERVALNFLQRMSGIATKTARFVEQVRYYNAKITDTRKTTPGLRVLEKYAVRVGGGRNHRFGLFDAVLIKDNHIEMAGGVKEAIMAARHHIPHTTKVEIEVETLEQIEEALEVKADIIMLDNMSLEIMREAVERIAGRAIVEASGGVTEENIVDIAKTGVDFISIGALTHSVKSLDISLDIVALGREE from the coding sequence ATGAAGTTGGATCTGAAAATTGTTGAGCCAATCGTTCGTTCCGCGTTGGCTGAAGACATCGGGTTCGGAGATATCACAACAGAATCAGTTGTGGAAGAGAACCAGATCGGGAAAGCGTCTCTCGTGGTCAAAGAACCCGGTGTGATAGCAGGATTGGATGTAGCAGCATGCGCTTTTCATTTGGTAGACCCTAAACTTACGATTACATATCTCGCGAAGGATGGCGAAACAATTGCCAAAGGACAAGCCGTTATGGAGGTCGAAGGATCGGCCCGTTCCATTCTCACCGCTGAACGTGTGGCGCTAAACTTTCTCCAACGCATGTCGGGGATCGCGACAAAAACGGCTCGATTTGTTGAACAAGTGCGTTACTATAATGCGAAGATTACCGACACGCGCAAGACGACCCCCGGACTTCGCGTATTGGAAAAATACGCGGTGCGCGTTGGTGGCGGGAGAAATCATCGTTTTGGATTGTTCGATGCGGTTCTTATAAAGGACAATCATATTGAGATGGCCGGGGGCGTGAAAGAGGCAATCATGGCGGCACGCCATCACATTCCTCATACAACGAAAGTTGAAATTGAGGTGGAAACGCTGGAACAAATTGAAGAAGCGCTTGAAGTGAAAGCGGATATTATTATGCTTGACAATATGTCGTTGGAAATTATGCGGGAAGCGGTGGAAAGGATCGCGGGCCGTGCGATTGTCGAGGCATCCGGTGGTGTGACGGAGGAAAATATCGTCGATATCGCGAAAACGGGTGTCGATTTTATATCCATCGGCGCTTTGACACATTCGGTGAAGTCACTTGATATTTCTTTGGATATTGTAGCCCTCGGCCGTGAGGAGTGA
- a CDS encoding type III pantothenate kinase, producing the protein MILALDIGNTNIVLGVYEGKSLLYHWRIATIRERTEDELGILVKSLFAERGLTFSDIHGVVVSSVVPPLMFAIERMCEKYFHLKPLVVGPGVKTGLPILMENPREVGADRIVNAVAALELYGPPLIIVDFGTATTFCVINEKGQYLGGPIAPGIGISTEALFMKAAKLPRIEVVRPSSVIGRNTVTCIQAGVYYGFIGQVDGIVQRIKREMNLPFRVIATGGFAKLIAPDSYTIDEVDPFLTLQGLQIIWERNKVS; encoded by the coding sequence TTGATCCTGGCTTTAGATATCGGAAACACGAACATCGTTCTTGGCGTATATGAGGGGAAGAGTCTGCTGTATCATTGGCGAATTGCGACGATTCGAGAACGTACGGAAGATGAGTTGGGAATACTCGTCAAATCGTTGTTCGCCGAAAGGGGACTCACTTTCTCGGATATTCATGGAGTCGTCGTCTCCTCCGTGGTTCCTCCGCTCATGTTCGCGATTGAAAGAATGTGTGAAAAATATTTTCACCTGAAACCGCTTGTAGTCGGTCCGGGTGTGAAAACCGGACTTCCCATCCTCATGGAAAATCCCAGGGAAGTAGGGGCCGATCGAATTGTGAACGCCGTGGCTGCACTTGAATTATATGGTCCTCCGTTGATTATTGTCGATTTCGGGACGGCGACAACATTTTGTGTGATTAACGAAAAAGGACAGTATCTGGGGGGGCCGATCGCACCTGGGATTGGCATTTCGACCGAGGCCCTCTTCATGAAGGCGGCGAAACTGCCGCGGATTGAAGTCGTTCGCCCTTCGAGTGTAATCGGGCGAAATACTGTCACCTGTATACAGGCAGGTGTATATTATGGGTTCATCGGCCAGGTGGACGGGATCGTTCAGCGGATTAAACGCGAAATGAATCTCCCCTTTCGTGTGATCGCGACAGGAGGATTTGCCAAACTCATTGCTCCCGATAGTTATACGATCGATGAAGTAGATCCGTTCTTAACATTGCAGGGGCTTCAGATCATTTGGGAGCGAAACAAGGTATCATAA
- the hslO gene encoding Hsp33 family molecular chaperone HslO has product MSDYAVRATASDGNLRAFAVLTTELVEEMRKRHDTFPVATAALGRTASVGAIMGLMLKGEDRLTIQIKGGGPIGQIVVDANAKGEVRGFVTNPHVDLPLNERGKLDVRGAVGTNGFLYVIKDLGLKEPYRGSVPLISGELGEDFAYYFTQSEQTPSAVGVGVLVNPDYSVKVAGGFLIQVLPGVSEEEINTLETEIAKVTNLTEWLSQGVTPEELLNRLLPGEVKIHEKIPLSFACTCNRERLKEVILSLGVEEIRSMLEEDKQAEIVCSFCVEKYVFTETELEQLLRTIEEAPSRKEHSE; this is encoded by the coding sequence ATGAGTGATTATGCAGTTCGCGCCACCGCATCGGACGGGAACCTTCGCGCTTTTGCTGTGCTTACAACAGAATTAGTGGAAGAGATGCGTAAACGGCATGATACATTTCCTGTAGCGACAGCAGCTTTGGGACGTACCGCTTCGGTAGGTGCGATTATGGGGCTCATGCTCAAAGGAGAAGACCGGTTGACGATTCAGATCAAAGGCGGGGGCCCGATCGGACAGATTGTGGTCGATGCGAACGCCAAAGGGGAAGTCAGAGGTTTTGTAACGAATCCTCACGTTGACTTGCCTTTAAACGAAAGAGGCAAACTGGATGTGCGTGGGGCTGTAGGAACCAACGGATTCCTGTACGTGATTAAAGACTTGGGGCTGAAAGAGCCGTATCGCGGTTCCGTACCATTGATTTCAGGTGAATTGGGAGAGGATTTTGCCTATTACTTTACGCAGAGCGAGCAAACCCCTTCCGCTGTTGGCGTAGGGGTATTGGTGAATCCCGATTATTCGGTCAAAGTGGCCGGCGGGTTTCTCATTCAAGTTCTCCCAGGAGTTTCGGAAGAAGAGATCAATACTCTCGAGACCGAAATCGCAAAAGTGACAAATCTGACTGAATGGCTTTCACAAGGGGTTACGCCTGAGGAACTGCTCAACCGATTGCTGCCGGGGGAAGTAAAGATTCATGAGAAGATACCGCTCTCTTTCGCATGTACGTGCAACCGGGAGCGACTGAAAGAGGTAATCCTTTCATTAGGCGTGGAAGAGATCAGGTCCATGCTGGAAGAGGACAAGCAGGCGGAAATCGTATGTTCGTTTTGCGTTGAAAAATATGTATTCACTGAAACGGAACTGGAACAATTGCTGCGGACGATTGAAGAAGCCCCATCCCGGAAGGAACATTCTGAATAA